TTCCAGGTACTTGAAAATGTGGATGTGAAGCGAGTATATAATGCCAGCTGTCGCTAATTTTCTTTTACCCTAAATATTAATTTATAGTTGAACGCACCAAGGCACCTGCCTGCCGTAGGCAAGTTTTCTGCTTCAATTACCTGTACATTCAAAAAAATCATTAAAATGTGAATTAGCTGAATAATTCTAATTCTTTGAAATCTCTTTAAGGGCATGAACAAGTTGATCTATCTCACTTGTTAAGGTATAAATGTTAGGCGTTATTCTGCAGCCATGCACTCCTTTTCCATCAATAGCCACGGTATAAATTTTATACTTTTTCAATAATATTTCGGCTAACTCTGCAGGTTTAATATTTTCAACACCCACATTAGCAATAGCACAAGATCGTTCTTTTTGTTCAGGGGTATTCAAAATAATTTTCGGTAAGCCTCTAACTTTATCAGTCCAGTAATTTTGCAAGTACCTTAAACGTTCTTCTTTTCTTTTTACTCCTAATTTATTGTAATACGCAATGGCATTTGCTATAGCCAAATCGGTATGAACCGGAGTTGTTCCCTGATGATTTAATCGTGAAATATCGTTTTCATTCCGTTCTGCCTCTGCCATTAAAGGCCAAATTCCGGCTATGTTTTCTTTTTTTACGTATAAAAAACCTGCACCTAATGGCACGCTCAGCCATTTATGCAAACTACATCCGTAATAATCACAGTTTAATTCGTTTATTTTAAATTCAATATGTGCAAAGGCATGCGCTCCATCAACCATCACTTTTACTCCTTTGGCATGAGCCATATCACATATTTTTCTAATCGGAAGAATTTGTCCGGTAATATTTACCATATGGCAAACCATGAGCAATTTTGTTTTGGCGGTAATGGCTTTTTCATACAATTGCACAATCTCTTCATCTGAAGTTGGATTCATAGGCAAAGAAATTATTTTATTAATCATCCCATGTCTTGCACTTACTTGCTTAAACATTTCCAACATAGCACCATAATCCTGTTCAGCCATTACGGCCTCGTCTCCTTTTTCCCATTTAAAACCTGAGATAATGGTATCTAAAGACTCTGTGGTATTTCTGGTAATGATTAATTCTTCAGCGGAACAACCGGCCATATCAGCCAGCATTGCAGCCATCTTTTTTTTATTTTCATTTTGTACGGTGCGCATATAATAGGCACCTTGCAAATTAATTTCTTTTAAATGCTCTATGTAGGCTTCTAATACTTCCTGGGGTTGAATACAATAATAACCGTTTTCAAGATTTATATAGTCTTCCTTTAAGCGATAACCCTTTCTGATCTGCATCCAAAATTCTTCCTGGTCAGCTAATAATTCCGGTGAAATATTTTTTATAGGATCAATAATTTTTGAAAGAGCAGGAAAACTAAAAATACTTCCAAGCCCAATAGTAGCGCTAGTTTTTAAAAACGTTCTTTTATCCATACTTAATTTTTAAAGTGAATAAGATCTTGCCCAATATCCTTACGATAATACTTTTTGCTATAACTTATTTTTTGAGCTGCGGTAAAACTTTTGTTTACCGCATCGGCAATGGTATTACCGATTGAAGTAATTGCAAAAACTCGCCCTCCATTGGTAATCACATCTACTCCTTCATTCTTAGTTCCTGAATGAAAAACGATGGAGTCTCCACTATCTTTTAGTCCTTCAATTTTTAATCCTTTTTCAAAGGCTTCCGGATAACCACCGCTAACTAAAACAACAGTAGCTGCATACTCATCAATGGTCTCGTAGGCTTTTTGATTTAAAATTTGTTTAGCCACACCCTCCAATAAATCTAAAAAATCAGATTTTATCCTGGGTATAACTACTTCCGTTTCCGGATCACCCATTCTACAATTGTATTCAATCACAAAAGGTTCTCCTCCGCAATTCATTAATCCTATAAAAATAAATCCGCGATAATCTATTTTCTCTTTAATTAAGCCGGCTATGGTTGGTTTTACAACCTGTTCTTCTACTTTATCAATAAAGGTTTGATTGGCAAAAGGAACAGGACTAATAGCTCCCATTCCTCCGGTATTTAATCCGGTATCTCCCTCTCCTATTCGTTTGTAATCTTTAGCGGCTGGTAGTATTTTATAAGAAATGCCATCTGTTAAAACAAAAACAGATAATTCGATGCCATGCAAATATTCTTCAATCACAACTTTGTTACTTGCTTTCCCGAATTTTGAATCAGCTAACATACTTTTTAATTCGGCCTTAGCTTCATCAATATCATTCAGTATTAAAACACCTTTACCTGCTGCAAGTCCATCCGCCTTGAGCACGAACGGAGGTTTAAGTTTATCTAAAAAGGCGTACCCTTCATTTAAATTTTCTTTAGTAAAAGTGGCATAAGCTGCAGTTGGCACTTTATGCTTAATCATAAACTGCTTACTAAAATCTTTACTTCCCTCCAACATAGCTCCGTTTTTAGTTGGGCCAATAACCGGTATATCTTTTAATACCTCATCATTTAAAAAAAAGTCGTGTATGCCTTTCACCAAAGGATCTTCCGGTCCAACCACCACCATGTCTATACTTTTTTCCCACACCAGATTTTTGATGGCCTCAAAATCGTCAACTGCTATATTGATGTTCTGTCCACACAAGGCCGTGCCTGCATTACCCGGAGCTATATATAAATTTTGTAATTTTTTACTTTGTGCAATTTTCCATGCGAATGCATGTTCTCTTCCGCCTGATCCTAATATTAATACGTTCATAATTTAATGCTTGTACAAAAATAAAAAATCCCGGCATTTTCCGGGATTAGTATTTCTTTTTGTGGAAAACTGCGCTTCCGCGTACTCTTCTCCTCGCCCTGTCATTATTCTGTTTGGCCAAAATTCCTTCCCTGTAACGCTTACCTTTTGTGCGGTAGCGACTAAATAAAAATTTACTTTCTCGTTTTTGTGAACGACTTTCTTTTTTATGATGCATTACCCAAGCCGGGGCCTGGTTATGATAAAATACCCTTTTAAAAAATCCGCTTCTACCGGCACCACGTGCAAATCTATCTGCATTACCATTATGCTTTGAACTTTTATGAAAAATACGAATAGTTTTACGGCGCTGATTGCGATGTTCTCTTTTCCTTCCTCCGCCTTGAGAAAATAAATCCTCTGAACAGAAAAGTCCAACAAGAAATAATAATATGAAGAGTATCTTTTTCAAGTACTTATGATTTACAAGTATAGTAAAAAAAAGTGAAAATTGGATTACTGTTCGTCGATTTGAAGCTGATTTATGGATAAGATTTCAACATCAAATGGTTTATGAGGATAATCGGTTATTGAGTGCCATAAACGGCTTAGGGAAGCTAAGAACAATTCGGCATCTATATGAAAAAAAATTTCAATCTTTATATAAACTATTACTTAAAGTGATTGTTTATATAAAATACGCGTATGAAAAAAATACTAATATTATCCCTGCTCCCAAGCGCAATAGTACTTGTTTTTATTCTCACGAATAAAAATATGGGTTCTACTTTAAAAGTTAAAGCCAACGAAAAAGATGAACACGTTGCTCCTTTCGAATATTTTAGCTTCATGCGATCTTACCCCGATAAGACATTTGATTATAAGGCATATAATCAAACATTAAGGGAGTCAACCATCAGCAATCTTGCACAAAAAAATGGGGCCCCTTTAAGTTGGGTGAATGAAGGACCAACCAATATTGGAGGAAGAATAACCGCCCTGGCCATACACCCGACTAACCAAAACATCATTTTTGCAGGTTGCCCCGGTGGAGGCATGTTTAAAAGTACTAATGGTGGGACAAGTTGGACACCTGTATTTGACGCTCATCCGTATTTATCAATAGCCTGTATTGTTTTTGATCCGGTAAATCCAAACATTATGTATGCCGGAACCGGAGACCCGGATACACCTTTCACAGTTTTTGTTGGTAATGGAATATATAAAAGTACCGATGGTGGTAATACCTGGGTAAACTTGGGTTTAAACCAAATGGGAATCATTACGCAAGTTTTAATTGATCCCAACAACACTTCCATTATGTATGCCTCAGCTATGGGTGTACCCATGGTAAGAGATTTTAATCGGGGAATTTATAAAAGTACCAACGGCGGGCTTAACTGGACACAAGTTTTAAGTATCAATAATGAAACCGGTGTGAGTGATATGGTGATGGATTTTACTAATTCGTCTATTATCTATGCAACATCGTGGACTCGAATAAGAACTAATCAGGAATCAACAGGATTCAGTAATACAACCCGAGTTTATAAAACCATTAATGGTGGAACAAATTGGAATATTATTAATACTGGTTTACCTAATACTAAAGTTTCCAGATTTGGAATTTGTATGAGTAAACAAAATGCCAATAAATTATATGTTTCGGTTTGCGATAGCAATTATCAAATCTATAATGTTTATGTTACAACAAATGGCGGAAGCAGTTTTACCCCGGTAGGTGGAATTAATGACTTAAATGGAATGTATGGTGGCTTTGGTTGGTATTTTGGGAAAATAGCTGTTAAACCAAACAATGATAACACAATACTTATTTCAGGTGTTGAACATTTCAAAAGTACTAATGGCGGTTCAAGTTTCACTTTAAATCAACCGCAATGGTGGATGTATAACCCACATGCTGATATACATGATATAAAATTTAAATCGTCTACCAATTACATTATCGCAACCGATGGTGGACTATATGAAACATTTGATGATGGGGTTAACTGGAATAAATTAGATGATATTCCAAATACGCAGTTTTATAAAGTGAATATTAATCCGTTTAACAACAATGAATATTTTGGAGGAGCACAAGATAATGGCACCATGTATGGAGGAGCCGTTGGCGGCATTGGAAACTGGACGCCAGAATGGGGAGGTGATGGTTTTCAACCTCGACTTGATCCAAACAACAATCAAATTCGATATGCTGAAACTCAAAATGGCGGACTTTGGATGAGCACGGATGCAGGTGCGAATTATACAAATTATGTAAATGGCATTGATCAAAATGACAGAATGAATTGGGATATGCCTTATATTTTTGGTTCAAGCAGTACTTCAACTATGTACACCGGAACTCATCGGGTATATAAAAATAGTACCAATCCGGTTGATAATTGGGTGGCTATAAGTCCGGATTTAACCGATGGAGTAATTTTTGCTCCACGCTTTCATAATATTTCCTGTTTAGATAATTCCGCTTTAAATAACCAATTTATTTATGCAGGCACAACAGATGGCAATGCCTGGAGAACATTAAATGGCGGAAGCACCTGGACCAATGTAACCAGTGGTTTACCTGATCGTTATGTAACTTCCATAAAAGCTTCGCCAAACCTTACCAATAATGTTTATGTGAGTCATAGTGGTTACCGTTACAATGAATATATTCCGCACATTCATAAATCTACCAATAACGGAACAACGTGGACAGATATCAGCGGAAATTTACCGCAAGTGGGTATTAACGACCTTATCATTGCTCCGGGGTTTGAAAATGTAATTTTTGCAGCAACAGATATTGGCGTGTATTATACACAAGATAACGGCTTAACTTGGTCAAGATTGGGTAATAATATGCCCTATTTTGTGATTTGGGATTTAGAATATAATCCGGCAACGCAAAAATTAATTGCAGGCACCTATGCAAGAGGTATACAAACTATTGATGTTAGCACATTGCTTACTGTTCCTCCTCCACCATCTGCTCTTCATGAAGAAAATGGGAAAATGGAATTAATGGTATATCCAAATCCGGCGCAAAACACTTTCAAAATTAAAAGCGAAGGTGATTATGGTTCACTTAAAGTTTCACTTTATAATAGTGAAGGGAAATTGGTACTGGAATCAAACGTTGATAAAAACGCAAGCATTAACATACAAACTTTACCTTCGGGTATCTACAATGCAGTGTTCGAAAACAAAGAATACAGCTTTATTAAAAAGCTAATCAAACAATAACTTTGTTTAGTATCTATTTTACGTTTTAATTACTATTGTTGGGCGTATAATAAGCCGATTTAGCAGTAATAAAACGCCTATAATTACGTTATTACATTAGATTTGAAGTTACTTCGAATAATACTGGTTTTTGTTTGCATCAAGGCTATGGCTCAGTTGCCGGCACCCTCATTACGTTGTATAGAAGTAAAAAGTAATGGAGATGTTAAATTAACTTGGCTCCCGGTAAATGATCCGGGCGGGATTTTTGATTCGTATCAAATTTTTTATTCGCCTACCGCAGTTGGAACTTATTCCAATGTCGGCACTGTGGCTGCTGTTAACTTTTCAACGTTCACCCATAGCGGCAGTAGCGCAACTGTGCAAGGTTGTTATTATTATATTAGAACTAAATCAGGCCCGGGAGGAGTTAACACTTCCTCGAGTTCTGATACTTTGAGGAGCATGTTTATTAACGCTATTCAATCCACACCGGATGTAAAATTAAATTACAATGCACTACATTCTCCAAAACTAATTACCTCCTCTTCAACTTATACTTTAAGTCGCGAATACCCTACAGCCGTGTGGAATAATTTGGGTACTACTTCTGCTTTGCAATATGCCGACACGTTAAGTATTTGCTCTGCCAGTATTAATTATCAGGTTCAATTGGCTGATCAGGCCGGTTGTATTTCTGCTTCCAACATCAAAGGTGATATTTTTAAAGATAAGAAAGCACCGGACGAGCCGGAAATAGATTCCATTAGTGTGCTTCCTAACGGAGAAACCGTAATTGCCTGGAAAATTCCGCGTGACTTAGACATTAAAAAGTATAGAGTATATTATTTTAACGGGGCATTTGCGGCTATTGATAGCGTTAACGGACGAAATAACACCTTATATACTTATACCACCACAACTGCCAACACCAAAACAGTTGGTTTAATGATTGCGGCCATTGACAGTTGTGGTAACATTGGCAGTTTTGATACCAAACCTAGAACCATGTATTTAGAAACTTATTATAATACCTGTGCCTATTCTTGTGTGTTAAACTGGAATGCCTATCCGGGCATGAAAGGTGGGGTTTCTGAATATCGAATTTACTACTCAGTTAATGGGGCGGCTTTTGTTCCTATAGGAACTACTACACAGCTCAGTTTTATTCACGAGGGGGTTAGTCCTGGACAAAACATATGTTATTTCATTAGAGCTTTTAATAACGGCAAAACGGTAAGCTCTTCTTCAAACCGTAGTTGTTTTTTTTCAACACAGGCCTCTGCTCCACAATTTATCTATATTCAAAATGCAAGTGTAATTGAAACAGAAAAAATTAAAGTAGATCTTTATTTAGATTTAAGTAAACCATCCACCGGAATAGATTTGTTACGATCAGAAGATGGTATAAATTACAGCAATGTGGCATTTTTACCTTTTACCGGAAATCAGAATTTTTCTTTTACCGATGAAAGTGTAAGTCCTTCTTCTACCTCCTATTTCTATAAAGCTGTAGTGAAAGATAGTTGCGGTAATCCCCGCATTAATAGCAATGTAGCCAAAACCATACTTTTAAAAATTAAAAGCGATAAAGAAAATGTATTTTTAAAACAATTAGTTTGGACCGATTACAAAGGATATGCCGGTGATGTAAGTGGTTATAATATTTACCGTAGTATTAATGGCAATCTTAACTCAACCCCTATCGCAAGCACCGGACCTTACGATACACTTTATTTGGATAACATCGAATACGAAGCTCCAAATGGTTGTGATATTAAATATCATGTAGAAGCGGTGGAAGGAATTAGCAATCCCTTTGGATTTTTATCCAAAAGCCTTTCCAATATCCGGGATGCTTACATAGAAGGTGAAGTATTTGTACCCACGGCCTTTAATCCAAGCGGAGTGAATAAAGTCTGGCTGCCAGTAACACATTTTGTAGATAAAAATGAATATAGAGTAATTGTTTACGATAAATGGGGCGGCAAAAGATTTGAAACAGAAAATGACCAGGAAGGTTGGGATGGAGCAAATGCCAAACAAGATGTTTATGTATATGTTATTCGATACAAAAACTGCAGAGGAGAGTACATAGAAATAAAAGGTAGTTTATCCCTGCTCTAATCAACTTCATCCTTAAAATTCAACAGCCAATCAATCGCTTTGGTTTCATCGGTAAAAACTTTACTTGGCTTTGGAGGTTTATCATAACTGATGTAAAATGTGGCGATGAGTTTTTGTGCAAAATTTTTCACCACCAAGGCTTCAGCCAAGGTAAACCTAAAACCCTCGGGGCTGGCTGAAAACTCCCTAGCTGTACGATCAAACTGAATCAGTGTTTCTGCAGTAATTAAAACAGGCGCTTCCTTATTTTCACTTAAATTTCCTAATATGTCGTTAATTGCTTTAGCCTCTTTGCCCGTTATTATATAATTTCCCACAAAATGTATATGCAAAACGCCATTACTTCTTAGCGCAATCTTAGCATATTCCAATTCCATGGATTTAATTATTTCCATTAATTAAAGTTATAAAAAAATGATAATATATAAATCCTTAAACCTTGTATTTTTTAATTTTGAGAAAGAATTTTCAGGCCTATACAAAAAATGACTGATAAAGAAAACGCAGCAGCCCGTATTAAAACTTTAGCTCAGCAAATAGAAGAGCATAATCATCGTTATTATAATCAGGACAAACCTGTAATTAGTGACTATGCATTTGATCAATTATTAAATGAATTAATTGAATTAGAAAAAAAATACCCGGAATTAGCCGAAGCGCACTCACCTACTCAACGCGTTGGAGGAACCATAACCAAGGAGTTTAATTCAATTAAGCATAAATACCCCATGCTTTCGCTTTCTAATAGTTACAATAGAGAAGACTTGATTGATTTTGACCGAAGAGTTAAAGAGGGATTGAATATGCAAAATAGTTTATTTGATTCCGAAATTGAGTATGTATGCGAGTTGAAATTTGACGGCCTATCCATTAGTTTAATTTATGAAAATGGTATTCTTAAGCAGGCTATTACTCGTGGTGACGGAGTACAAGGAGATGAGGTAACCCATAATGCAAAAACCATAAAATCAGTGCCCTTAAAACTGAAAGGAGATTTTCCGAAAGAATTTGAAATCCGGGGAGAAATTTATATGCCGATAAAAGTTTTTAAAGAACTTAATCAGGAACGCGAAAGTGCCGGCGAACCCCTATTAGCAAATCCAAGAAATACCGCAAGCGGCACAATGAAAATGCAGGATAGTAAAATTGTTGCTTCCCGAAAATTAGATTGTGTATTATATAATTTATTGGGTGAAAATTTAAAGTTTGAAACCCATTATAAAGGAATACAATTAGCTAATTCATGGGGATTTAAAACCAGTGAACACAGCAAATTATGTGTTGGTATACAGGAAGTAATTAATTTTATTGATCATTGGGAAAAACACAAAGCAGAATTGCCTTTTGAAATTGATGGTATTGTAATTAAGGTAAATAATTTGCTACAGCAACAACAATTGGGATACACTGCCAAATCTCCACGCTGGGCAATTGCATACAAGTACAAAGCCGAACAAGCCTGTACACAACTGATTGAAATAACTTATCAGGTTGGGAGAACCGGCGCTATTACACCCGTTGCCAATTTAAATCCGGTTGCCTTAGGCGGCACCATAGTGAAAAGAGCAAGTTTACACAATGCGGATATAATAGAAAAACTGGATGTGCGCGTTAATGATTTTGTTTACGTAGAAAAAGGCGGTGAAATAATTCCCAAAATCACCGGGGTAAATTTAGCGTTGCGCAAAACTTCAGGTGAAAAAACAAAATACATTGAAAATTGTCCGGAATGCGGAACGCAATTAATCCGTAATCCGGATGAAGCTTTGCATTATTGCCCGAACGAAAAAAAATGCCCACCTCAGGTTAAAGGCAAAATGGAACATTTCATTAGCAGAAAAGCAATGAATATTGATGGTTTGGGAGCAGAAACCATAGCGCAGTTATTCGATGCCGGATTAATAAAAAATTACGCAGATTTGTATACACTTCAAAAAGAAAACTTATTACCATTGGAAAGATTGGCCGAAAAAAGTGTTCAGAATTTATTGGAGGGGATACAATTAAGTAAACAAGTTCCTTTTGAACGCGTGTTGTTCGCCTTAGGAATAAGACATATTGGCGAAACATCAGCCAAGAAAATTGCTAAACGCGTTAAAAATATGGATGCCCTTCAGCTAATGAAAAAAGAAGAGTTGTTACAAATTGATGAAGTGGGTGAAACCATTGCTGAAAGTTTACTTCAATATTTTAAGGATGAAGAACAAATGCAAATACTTGAAAAATTAAAACAAGCAGGTTTGCAGTTTTCATTAAATGAAGAGTCTTTACAAAATACAAGTGATAAATTAAACGGATTAACTTTTGTAATAAGCGGTGTGTTTCACAAACACAGCAGAGATGAATTAAAAGAAATGATAGAATTAAACGGAGGTAAAAACTCAGGTTCTATCAGCGGAAAAACTTCTTATTTATTAGCCGGAGATAATATGGGTCCGGAGAAACTCAAAAAGGCCGAAAAACTACAGATTAAAATAATTTCGGAAGATGAATTTTTAGCCATGTTAAAATAAAAAAAAGGGAAGACTATCTTCCCTTTTTTTTATTATTTAAAATTAAATTTTATTTCGAAATCACAATTTTTTTAGTCAAAACAAATCCCTCTGAGTTTTGAATTTTCACTAAATAAATACCGTTAGCAAAATTTTCAGTTGATACCGTAACTTCATTTTGATTAACAAGGTTATTAGAATAAACCGCTTTGCCATTCTGGTCAAAGATTGAGATTTGCGATATCGATCCATTTTCAATTACTAAATTAAACTGATCATTGGCAGGAACAGGAAAAACATCCAATTGATTAGATTGTGCTGATATTTCAGACACCGCATTAATTGTTCCGGTTTGATGAACATATAAACTATAATTGGGAGCTCCGATAGTTGAGAAATACAATTTTCCATCATTAGTGGCAATTTTACGTTGTGCACTTATGGTTGGCGACCAATTTAAACCCGTTACAACATTGGTATACGTTGCACCAGCATCGCTTGATTTAAATAAATTGGTTGGTTCATCCTTAACATATATATTATTTAATCTATCTACCATATATACCCCTGAACCACTTGGAGGGGCAGTCATTTGCACCCAGGTATTACCACCATCGGTTGATTTATAATCGCTAAAATAAACGTTACCGTTTGGTGTTGCATAAATATTATTTTGATTACCCTGCGATGCATTATTTGGCATCAATGACCATGTTACTGCTCCGTCGGTACTCTTCCAAATATTCCATCCTCCATTAGTTCCACAAGCAAATAATGTATTGCCGGTTACTGCTAATCCTTTCACGGCAAAGGTTCCACTTACATTAGCAAAAGTAGCACCATTATCAGTACTTTTTACAATCGGACTTCCTGCCGCATAATTATAAACATACACATTCGCTGCCGCATCCTGAATTATATTTTGATTGAATCCGGTTATTGTTGCAGTGGATTGAGTCCATGTAGTACCATTATCGGTGCTCCGGTATACAACAGGTACAGTAAACGACTGCGAACCTGTTACAACTAAATCGCCATTTACAAGGCAAAGTATATTATTTACAGCAGTTGTAGAATTAATAGTCACGGCAACTGTACTAAAAGGAGCTGCGCCTTGTTTGTAATGAAGTTCACCGAAATTGCCTAAAATTCCATTATTTGCCCAAATCTTATTCCCATCATGAGATACAGCGTAATAGCTACAATTATTTGGTGAATTTAAATTAGTCCAATAGGTTTGGGCATTCCAAGCTCCTAAAACTAAAAGAACAAAAATTGAAGTAAAGATTTTTTTCATATTTTTTTTTTAAAAGGTTTATATAAAGGTAAAAATAAATTGATAAATATCAATTTTTAATAAATGATTAATTGCCTTAATTTCTCCTTAAACCTTGCTTTAGGTAAAAAATTATTTTCTAAATCTGCATTCATAGGTACCGGCGTATCTAAACTTCCCTCACGCATAACCGGGGCATCCAAATATTCAAAACAGTTTTCTGTGATCAAAGCCGCTATCTCCCCTCCTATTCCTCCGGTTA
This sequence is a window from Sphingobacteriaceae bacterium. Protein-coding genes within it:
- a CDS encoding aminotransferase class V-fold PLP-dependent enzyme; protein product: MDKRTFLKTSATIGLGSIFSFPALSKIIDPIKNISPELLADQEEFWMQIRKGYRLKEDYINLENGYYCIQPQEVLEAYIEHLKEINLQGAYYMRTVQNENKKKMAAMLADMAGCSAEELIITRNTTESLDTIISGFKWEKGDEAVMAEQDYGAMLEMFKQVSARHGMINKIISLPMNPTSDEEIVQLYEKAITAKTKLLMVCHMVNITGQILPIRKICDMAHAKGVKVMVDGAHAFAHIEFKINELNCDYYGCSLHKWLSVPLGAGFLYVKKENIAGIWPLMAEAERNENDISRLNHQGTTPVHTDLAIANAIAYYNKLGVKRKEERLRYLQNYWTDKVRGLPKIILNTPEQKERSCAIANVGVENIKPAELAEILLKKYKIYTVAIDGKGVHGCRITPNIYTLTSEIDQLVHALKEISKN
- the purD gene encoding phosphoribosylamine--glycine ligase; this translates as MNVLILGSGGREHAFAWKIAQSKKLQNLYIAPGNAGTALCGQNINIAVDDFEAIKNLVWEKSIDMVVVGPEDPLVKGIHDFFLNDEVLKDIPVIGPTKNGAMLEGSKDFSKQFMIKHKVPTAAYATFTKENLNEGYAFLDKLKPPFVLKADGLAAGKGVLILNDIDEAKAELKSMLADSKFGKASNKVVIEEYLHGIELSVFVLTDGISYKILPAAKDYKRIGEGDTGLNTGGMGAISPVPFANQTFIDKVEEQVVKPTIAGLIKEKIDYRGFIFIGLMNCGGEPFVIEYNCRMGDPETEVVIPRIKSDFLDLLEGVAKQILNQKAYETIDEYAATVVLVSGGYPEAFEKGLKIEGLKDSGDSIVFHSGTKNEGVDVITNGGRVFAITSIGNTIADAVNKSFTAAQKISYSKKYYRKDIGQDLIHFKN
- a CDS encoding T9SS type A sorting domain-containing protein, yielding MKKILILSLLPSAIVLVFILTNKNMGSTLKVKANEKDEHVAPFEYFSFMRSYPDKTFDYKAYNQTLRESTISNLAQKNGAPLSWVNEGPTNIGGRITALAIHPTNQNIIFAGCPGGGMFKSTNGGTSWTPVFDAHPYLSIACIVFDPVNPNIMYAGTGDPDTPFTVFVGNGIYKSTDGGNTWVNLGLNQMGIITQVLIDPNNTSIMYASAMGVPMVRDFNRGIYKSTNGGLNWTQVLSINNETGVSDMVMDFTNSSIIYATSWTRIRTNQESTGFSNTTRVYKTINGGTNWNIINTGLPNTKVSRFGICMSKQNANKLYVSVCDSNYQIYNVYVTTNGGSSFTPVGGINDLNGMYGGFGWYFGKIAVKPNNDNTILISGVEHFKSTNGGSSFTLNQPQWWMYNPHADIHDIKFKSSTNYIIATDGGLYETFDDGVNWNKLDDIPNTQFYKVNINPFNNNEYFGGAQDNGTMYGGAVGGIGNWTPEWGGDGFQPRLDPNNNQIRYAETQNGGLWMSTDAGANYTNYVNGIDQNDRMNWDMPYIFGSSSTSTMYTGTHRVYKNSTNPVDNWVAISPDLTDGVIFAPRFHNISCLDNSALNNQFIYAGTTDGNAWRTLNGGSTWTNVTSGLPDRYVTSIKASPNLTNNVYVSHSGYRYNEYIPHIHKSTNNGTTWTDISGNLPQVGINDLIIAPGFENVIFAATDIGVYYTQDNGLTWSRLGNNMPYFVIWDLEYNPATQKLIAGTYARGIQTIDVSTLLTVPPPPSALHEENGKMELMVYPNPAQNTFKIKSEGDYGSLKVSLYNSEGKLVLESNVDKNASINIQTLPSGIYNAVFENKEYSFIKKLIKQ
- a CDS encoding gliding motility-associated C-terminal domain-containing protein, with amino-acid sequence MKLLRIILVFVCIKAMAQLPAPSLRCIEVKSNGDVKLTWLPVNDPGGIFDSYQIFYSPTAVGTYSNVGTVAAVNFSTFTHSGSSATVQGCYYYIRTKSGPGGVNTSSSSDTLRSMFINAIQSTPDVKLNYNALHSPKLITSSSTYTLSREYPTAVWNNLGTTSALQYADTLSICSASINYQVQLADQAGCISASNIKGDIFKDKKAPDEPEIDSISVLPNGETVIAWKIPRDLDIKKYRVYYFNGAFAAIDSVNGRNNTLYTYTTTTANTKTVGLMIAAIDSCGNIGSFDTKPRTMYLETYYNTCAYSCVLNWNAYPGMKGGVSEYRIYYSVNGAAFVPIGTTTQLSFIHEGVSPGQNICYFIRAFNNGKTVSSSSNRSCFFSTQASAPQFIYIQNASVIETEKIKVDLYLDLSKPSTGIDLLRSEDGINYSNVAFLPFTGNQNFSFTDESVSPSSTSYFYKAVVKDSCGNPRINSNVAKTILLKIKSDKENVFLKQLVWTDYKGYAGDVSGYNIYRSINGNLNSTPIASTGPYDTLYLDNIEYEAPNGCDIKYHVEAVEGISNPFGFLSKSLSNIRDAYIEGEVFVPTAFNPSGVNKVWLPVTHFVDKNEYRVIVYDKWGGKRFETENDQEGWDGANAKQDVYVYVIRYKNCRGEYIEIKGSLSLL
- the ligA gene encoding NAD-dependent DNA ligase LigA, which codes for MTDKENAAARIKTLAQQIEEHNHRYYNQDKPVISDYAFDQLLNELIELEKKYPELAEAHSPTQRVGGTITKEFNSIKHKYPMLSLSNSYNREDLIDFDRRVKEGLNMQNSLFDSEIEYVCELKFDGLSISLIYENGILKQAITRGDGVQGDEVTHNAKTIKSVPLKLKGDFPKEFEIRGEIYMPIKVFKELNQERESAGEPLLANPRNTASGTMKMQDSKIVASRKLDCVLYNLLGENLKFETHYKGIQLANSWGFKTSEHSKLCVGIQEVINFIDHWEKHKAELPFEIDGIVIKVNNLLQQQQLGYTAKSPRWAIAYKYKAEQACTQLIEITYQVGRTGAITPVANLNPVALGGTIVKRASLHNADIIEKLDVRVNDFVYVEKGGEIIPKITGVNLALRKTSGEKTKYIENCPECGTQLIRNPDEALHYCPNEKKCPPQVKGKMEHFISRKAMNIDGLGAETIAQLFDAGLIKNYADLYTLQKENLLPLERLAEKSVQNLLEGIQLSKQVPFERVLFALGIRHIGETSAKKIAKRVKNMDALQLMKKEELLQIDEVGETIAESLLQYFKDEEQMQILEKLKQAGLQFSLNEESLQNTSDKLNGLTFVISGVFHKHSRDELKEMIELNGGKNSGSISGKTSYLLAGDNMGPEKLKKAEKLQIKIISEDEFLAMLK
- a CDS encoding T9SS type A sorting domain-containing protein, whose translation is MKKIFTSIFVLLVLGAWNAQTYWTNLNSPNNCSYYAVSHDGNKIWANNGILGNFGELHYKQGAAPFSTVAVTINSTTAVNNILCLVNGDLVVTGSQSFTVPVVYRSTDNGTTWTQSTATITGFNQNIIQDAAANVYVYNYAAGSPIVKSTDNGATFANVSGTFAVKGLAVTGNTLFACGTNGGWNIWKSTDGAVTWSLMPNNASQGNQNNIYATPNGNVYFSDYKSTDGGNTWVQMTAPPSGSGVYMVDRLNNIYVKDEPTNLFKSSDAGATYTNVVTGLNWSPTISAQRKIATNDGKLYFSTIGAPNYSLYVHQTGTINAVSEISAQSNQLDVFPVPANDQFNLVIENGSISQISIFDQNGKAVYSNNLVNQNEVTVSTENFANGIYLVKIQNSEGFVLTKKIVISK